In Syntrophotaleaceae bacterium, the DNA window TCACCTCGGGGTGCTCTGGATTGCCGTTGAAGCGACGACTATTGCCAGCGCTCCTCTGATCTACTACAACCGAAACCGCCTGTCCATCGAGGCCACCTGGAAATATCTGCTGATCTGCTCGGTCGGCATCGCCCTGGCGATGCTCGGCCTGATGTTCATTGCCTATGCGGCCCTCGGCGGCGGGGCGGATGTCAGCCTGCAACTCGACAGTCTTCTGGCCGAGGGACCGACCCTGGCCCGGCCCTGGCTCCACGCGGGTTTTGTTTTCCTGCTGGTGGGTTTCGGCACCAAAATGGGGCTGGCCCCGCTGCACACCTGGAAACCCGATGCCTATGGTGAAGCATCGGGCATGGTCGGTGCGCTTCTGGCCGGCGGGCTGACCAGCGTCGCCTTTCTGGCGATACTGCGGGGGATGCAGATCATGGCCGCCGCCGGCGATCTCTCCATGGCCCGCCAGGCCATGCTTGGGCTGGGACTGCTCTCTCTGCTGCTGGCGGCGGTGTTCATGGTGCGCCAGCCCGACATCAAGCGGATGCTGGCCTATTCCTCGGTTGAGCACATGGGAATCCTGGCTATCGGGGTCGGCATCGGCGGCTTGGCCACCTTCGGCACCCTGCTGCACCTGATCAATAATGCTTTGACCAAGGGTTGTCTGTTTCTTTCGGCGGGTAACATTCAGCGAGCCTTTGCCAGCAAGCATCTTTCCGAAGTGCGTGGTGCGGCAACCGCGCTGCCGGTATCGGGAGGCCTTTTTCTGGCCGGCTTCCTGGCCATAACCGGATCCCCCCCCTTCGGGCCTTTCCTGAGCGAGTTTACCATCCTTCGAGGGATCTTCGAATCGGGCCGGATGGCGGTGGGTGTGGTTTTCCTGCTCCTGCTGGCCATGGTGTTC includes these proteins:
- a CDS encoding proton-conducting transporter membrane subunit; this translates as MFALLILIPLAFAALALVTPWYQARSWLLPAAGGTHLSLAILLCSRREPAAPAGTWVGLDALSVLVLLVTSVLFLACALYSVEYLKMRRDRGNRAIVPCLLVFLSAMTLAVTARHLGVLWIAVEATTIASAPLIYYNRNRLSIEATWKYLLICSVGIALAMLGLMFIAYAALGGGADVSLQLDSLLAEGPTLARPWLHAGFVFLLVGFGTKMGLAPLHTWKPDAYGEASGMVGALLAGGLTSVAFLAILRGMQIMAAAGDLSMARQAMLGLGLLSLLLAAVFMVRQPDIKRMLAYSSVEHMGILAIGVGIGGLATFGTLLHLINNALTKGCLFLSAGNIQRAFASKHLSEVRGAATALPVSGGLFLAGFLAITGSPPFGPFLSEFTILRGIFESGRMAVGVVFLLLLAMVFIGMGATVLSATQGEPTEPDLHARDRLLLVTPPLVLLLAVLVLGLYLPAPLTRLLQEAASLLESKP